Proteins from a single region of Sphingopyxis sp. BSN-002:
- a CDS encoding L-threonylcarbamoyladenylate synthase, translating into MADGQTPLTTDIRPFGAEAIARAGGLVGEGQPVAVPTETVYGLAADARNAEAVARIYAAKGRPDFNPLIVHVTDLAAAERLGMFGEVERQLAERFWPGPLTIVVPRTADCPVASIATAGLGTIALRVPGHRAMQALLAATGAPLAAPSANASGKVSPTKAEHVLASLDGRIALVIDDGPTTAGVESTIVRVKGGAVEMLRPGPVTAEMLGDATGLPVAGVKGSEIVAPGMLASHYAPGKPVRLGATDFEADEFGIGFGALAGDYSLSEAGDLTEAAARLFDALHAGAASAKTKIAVAAIPMDGLGAAINDRLSRAAV; encoded by the coding sequence GCCCGTTCGGCGCGGAGGCAATCGCGCGCGCCGGGGGGCTTGTCGGGGAGGGGCAGCCGGTCGCGGTGCCGACCGAGACGGTTTACGGCCTCGCCGCCGATGCCCGCAATGCCGAGGCCGTTGCGCGCATCTATGCCGCGAAGGGGCGGCCCGATTTCAATCCGCTGATCGTCCATGTGACCGATCTGGCGGCGGCCGAGCGGCTCGGCATGTTCGGCGAGGTCGAGCGTCAGCTCGCTGAACGGTTTTGGCCGGGGCCGCTGACGATCGTCGTGCCGCGCACCGCAGACTGTCCGGTGGCGAGCATCGCGACGGCGGGGCTGGGTACCATCGCGCTGCGTGTGCCGGGGCACCGGGCGATGCAGGCCTTGCTCGCGGCAACCGGCGCGCCGCTCGCGGCGCCTAGCGCGAATGCGAGCGGGAAGGTGAGCCCGACGAAAGCCGAACATGTGCTCGCGAGCCTCGACGGCCGGATCGCGCTGGTGATCGACGACGGGCCGACGACGGCGGGCGTGGAATCGACGATCGTGCGGGTGAAAGGCGGCGCGGTCGAAATGCTGCGGCCGGGGCCCGTGACGGCCGAGATGCTGGGCGACGCGACCGGGCTGCCGGTTGCCGGCGTGAAAGGATCGGAGATCGTCGCGCCGGGGATGCTTGCGAGCCATTATGCGCCGGGGAAGCCGGTGCGGCTGGGGGCGACCGATTTTGAGGCGGACGAGTTCGGGATCGGGTTTGGGGCATTGGCGGGCGATTACAGCCTGAGCGAAGCGGGCGACCTGACCGAGGCAGCGGCACGGCTGTTCGATGCGCTCCATGCAGGCGCGGCGAGCGCGAAGACGAAGATCGCCGTTGCCGCGATCCCGATGGACGGGCTGGGCGCCGCGATCAACGACCGACTTTCCCGCGCGGCGGTTTGA
- a CDS encoding DMT family transporter has protein sequence MRPDSPSPVVPFLIACAGIATFSTMDVLMKQLSIDLGSYNAVLWRTGTGTILSGIVYLATRPALPDRATMRIHAWRALFVAGMAITFFWALARLPMAEAIALAFVAPLMTLYMAAIFLGETIGPRSIAASLLGLLGVIVIVAGKLGGNDYAPEALWAVGAVFLSAVFYAYNLILARRQAKMAEPMEIAFYQNFFVTLFLAFGAPWFAVFPGLDHAPAITGAAVLATLSLLLLSWAYARAEAQILATTEYTGFLWAMLFGWVFYNEPVTWPTIAGAVLIVAACLIVARKTPHGDPVEPAAA, from the coding sequence ATGCGCCCCGATTCGCCCTCCCCCGTCGTCCCGTTCCTGATCGCCTGCGCGGGGATCGCGACCTTTTCGACGATGGACGTGCTGATGAAACAGCTGTCGATCGATCTCGGCTCGTACAACGCCGTGCTCTGGCGGACCGGGACCGGGACGATCCTCAGCGGCATCGTCTATCTCGCGACGCGCCCGGCGCTTCCCGATCGCGCCACGATGCGGATCCACGCGTGGCGCGCATTGTTCGTCGCGGGGATGGCAATCACCTTCTTCTGGGCGCTCGCGCGGCTGCCGATGGCGGAGGCGATCGCGCTCGCCTTCGTCGCCCCGCTGATGACGCTCTACATGGCGGCGATCTTCCTCGGCGAGACGATCGGGCCGCGCTCGATCGCAGCGTCGCTGCTCGGGCTTCTCGGCGTGATCGTCATCGTCGCGGGCAAGCTCGGCGGCAACGACTATGCGCCCGAGGCCTTGTGGGCGGTCGGCGCCGTGTTCCTGTCGGCGGTCTTTTACGCCTATAACCTGATCCTCGCGCGGCGGCAGGCGAAGATGGCCGAGCCGATGGAAATCGCCTTCTACCAGAATTTCTTCGTGACCCTGTTCCTCGCCTTCGGCGCGCCGTGGTTTGCCGTTTTCCCCGGCCTCGACCACGCACCCGCAATTACCGGCGCGGCGGTGCTCGCCACGCTGTCGTTGCTGCTCCTGAGCTGGGCCTATGCTCGTGCCGAGGCGCAGATTCTTGCGACGACCGAATATACCGGCTTCCTCTGGGCGATGCTGTTCGGCTGGGTCTTCTACAACGAACCCGTCACCTGGCCGACGATCGCGGGCGCGGTGCTGATCGTCGCCGCGTGCCTGATCGTCGCGCGCAAGACCCCGCACGGCGATCCGGTCGAGCCGGCGGCGGCGTGA
- a CDS encoding SDR family oxidoreductase, translating to MADMNLAGRVALVTGASRGIGRGIALGLAEAGADVAVNYTRGEDAAAETVAAIEALGRKAKAYQASVADEAACAAMVAAVEADFGPMSILVNNAGIASRGLSVADTTPEEVDKLFAVHAAGPHRLSRLALPQLRQHERSDIIVISSIATYHNSPNGAPYTMAKAAGEALAITLAKEELKNGVRVNIVAPALTVSDMGEKLSRAVTGNEDIHHLASKMPFGRVAVPADVAAAVVWFVSDANPYCSGQKLNIDGAGQATFR from the coding sequence ATGGCCGATATGAATCTCGCGGGGCGCGTCGCGCTCGTCACCGGTGCCTCGCGCGGGATCGGCCGCGGCATCGCGCTCGGGCTCGCCGAAGCCGGCGCCGACGTCGCGGTCAACTACACCCGCGGCGAGGACGCCGCCGCCGAGACCGTCGCCGCGATCGAGGCGCTCGGCCGCAAGGCAAAGGCCTATCAGGCGTCGGTCGCCGACGAGGCCGCGTGCGCCGCGATGGTCGCCGCGGTCGAGGCCGATTTCGGCCCCATGTCGATCCTCGTCAACAATGCCGGCATCGCCAGCCGCGGGCTGTCGGTCGCCGACACCACGCCCGAGGAAGTCGACAAGCTGTTCGCGGTCCACGCCGCCGGCCCGCACCGCCTGTCGCGCCTCGCGCTGCCGCAGCTTCGCCAGCATGAACGCAGCGACATCATCGTGATCTCGAGCATCGCGACGTACCACAACTCGCCGAACGGCGCCCCCTACACGATGGCGAAGGCGGCGGGCGAAGCGCTCGCGATCACCCTCGCGAAGGAGGAGCTGAAAAACGGCGTCCGCGTCAACATCGTCGCCCCGGCACTCACCGTCAGCGACATGGGCGAGAAGCTCTCGCGCGCGGTTACCGGCAATGAAGACATCCATCACCTCGCGAGCAAGATGCCTTTCGGCCGCGTCGCCGTCCCCGCCGACGTCGCAGCGGCGGTCGTGTGGTTCGTCAGCGACGCGAACCCCTATTGCTCGGGGCAAAAGCTCAACATCGACGGTGCAGGGCAGGCGACCTTTCGGTGA
- a CDS encoding thioredoxin family protein, with the protein MTRKLGLLLATALLPLAPVAATEPGTMPGVAEPYRTTAFDPAVDPMAAIDAALATAKASGKPVLLVMGTNGCHDSAWLANLLGTDRFAPVRARYAIVYADIGMPHIEGRGRHPEVPKRFGFRIKGTPTVAILDADGHVLNRKKAPKWRNAANRSDDDIYNELMN; encoded by the coding sequence ATGACGCGCAAACTCGGCCTCCTTCTAGCCACCGCCCTGCTCCCGCTGGCGCCCGTAGCGGCCACCGAACCGGGCACGATGCCGGGCGTCGCCGAGCCTTACAGGACCACCGCCTTCGATCCCGCCGTCGACCCGATGGCGGCGATCGACGCCGCGCTCGCCACGGCGAAAGCGTCGGGCAAACCCGTGCTGCTCGTGATGGGGACGAACGGCTGCCACGACAGCGCCTGGCTCGCGAACCTGCTCGGCACCGATCGCTTCGCGCCCGTCCGCGCGCGCTACGCGATCGTCTATGCCGATATCGGCATGCCGCACATCGAAGGCCGGGGCCGTCACCCGGAAGTACCCAAACGCTTCGGTTTCAGGATCAAGGGCACCCCGACCGTCGCGATCCTCGATGCCGACGGCCATGTCCTCAATCGCAAGAAGGCGCCCAAATGGCGCAACGCCGCGAACCGCAGCGACGACGACATCTATAACGAACTGATGAACTAG
- a CDS encoding carboxyl transferase domain-containing protein → MSWEKEIDELGRRRAMAEKMGGEEKVARQHSRGKMDARARLAGIVDPGSFREIGKIAGRGTYGADGELEDLAASNFIFGRANIDGRPVVASADDFTVRGGAADAALHRKFVQCEAMAHEYRLPLIRMIDGTGGGGSVKTLEDMGYTYIPHVPGWDQIIANLDTVPVVALALGPTAGLGAARVVASHYSVMVRGLSQLFAAGPAVAAAIGDTLDREELGGVDVHTRNGVVDDEVGSEAEAFAAARRFLSYLPSSIHDRAQRIACSDPVDRREEALLSVVPREAKQVYSMRRIANAVFDQGSFFEMGARWGRAVITAFARLDGYPVAVLASDPSYLGGSWDAKTSEKAERFVKMADQFRLPIVHLVDNPGFMIGGEAERTGTIRYGVQAMNAIYRATVPLASVVVRRAYGIAGSAMSNAERFQYRFAWPSGDWGSLPIEGGVEVAYKSELEAAEDPAAHLEAIRERLNRVRSPFRTAEKYGVEDIIDPRDTRPLLCEFAELAWRALA, encoded by the coding sequence ATGAGCTGGGAAAAAGAGATCGACGAACTCGGCCGACGCCGTGCGATGGCCGAGAAGATGGGCGGCGAAGAGAAGGTCGCGCGCCAGCACAGCCGCGGCAAGATGGATGCGCGGGCAAGGCTCGCGGGGATCGTCGATCCGGGCAGCTTTCGCGAGATCGGCAAGATCGCGGGGCGCGGCACCTATGGGGCCGATGGCGAGCTGGAGGATCTGGCCGCGAGCAATTTCATCTTCGGGCGCGCGAATATCGACGGGCGGCCGGTGGTCGCCAGCGCCGACGATTTCACCGTGCGCGGAGGTGCGGCCGATGCGGCGCTGCACCGCAAGTTCGTGCAGTGCGAGGCGATGGCGCATGAATATCGGCTGCCGCTGATCCGCATGATCGACGGCACCGGCGGCGGCGGGTCGGTGAAGACGCTGGAGGATATGGGCTATACCTATATTCCGCACGTCCCCGGCTGGGACCAGATCATCGCCAACCTCGACACGGTGCCGGTGGTCGCGCTCGCGCTCGGGCCAACCGCGGGGCTGGGTGCCGCGCGGGTGGTTGCGAGCCATTACAGCGTGATGGTACGCGGGCTGTCGCAGCTGTTCGCGGCGGGGCCGGCGGTCGCGGCGGCGATCGGCGACACGCTCGACCGTGAGGAACTGGGCGGGGTCGATGTCCATACGCGCAACGGCGTCGTCGACGACGAGGTCGGATCGGAGGCCGAGGCGTTCGCGGCGGCGCGGCGGTTCCTGTCGTACCTGCCGTCGTCGATCCACGACCGGGCGCAGCGCATAGCGTGCAGCGATCCGGTCGACCGGCGCGAGGAGGCTTTGCTGTCGGTCGTGCCGCGCGAGGCCAAACAGGTCTATTCGATGCGGCGCATCGCGAACGCGGTGTTCGATCAAGGCAGCTTTTTCGAGATGGGTGCGCGTTGGGGGCGGGCGGTGATCACCGCCTTTGCGCGGCTTGACGGCTATCCGGTCGCGGTGCTCGCGAGCGATCCGTCGTATCTCGGCGGATCGTGGGACGCGAAGACGAGCGAGAAGGCCGAGCGTTTCGTGAAGATGGCCGACCAGTTCCGCCTGCCGATCGTCCACCTTGTCGACAACCCCGGCTTCATGATCGGCGGCGAGGCCGAACGGACGGGGACGATCCGGTACGGGGTGCAGGCGATGAACGCGATCTACCGCGCGACGGTGCCGCTTGCCTCGGTCGTCGTGCGCCGCGCCTACGGGATCGCGGGGAGCGCGATGTCGAACGCCGAGCGCTTCCAGTACCGCTTCGCCTGGCCGTCGGGCGACTGGGGCAGCCTGCCGATCGAGGGCGGGGTCGAGGTCGCGTACAAGAGCGAGCTGGAGGCCGCGGAGGATCCGGCCGCACATCTGGAGGCGATCCGCGAGCGATTGAACCGCGTGCGCTCGCCGTTTCGGACGGCGGAGAAATACGGGGTCGAGGATATCATCGACCCGCGCGATACGCGGCCCTTGCTGTGCGAGTTTGCCGAACTGGCCTGGCGGGCACTCGCCTGA
- a CDS encoding acyltransferase family protein has translation MATASAGRHLGMDWLRIGAFALLIFYHVGMYFVPWGWHVKIDPTIDWVAIPMLATNGWRLPLLFLVSGYASAALTAKLGGAGAFARSRSARLLIPLAFAIVFVVPPQPWIELMGQHGYAHGFLHFWVQDYFRFGKLDGIVLPTWQHLWFVVYLWAYTMLAAFLLAVVPGDARAKIADGAARLLGGWGLLIVPMLWWLAVYGAFPDHDETHALFDDGPSHLHYLAAFGVGWLLRVRPVLFGAVARCWTVAVVLAVLAFLPVGWVEWTWPGDTRAPVWAVTMFHVARQIQGWATIVALVGIADRWWNHDHPKRAMLAEAVFPFYIIHQTIIVVAGWYLLQAGVAALPSFVILVAVTALGCWLFYAIGRTIGWLRPLIGLQRK, from the coding sequence ATGGCGACCGCATCGGCCGGACGCCATCTCGGCATGGACTGGCTGCGCATCGGGGCGTTCGCGCTGCTGATCTTCTATCATGTCGGCATGTATTTCGTGCCGTGGGGCTGGCATGTGAAGATCGACCCGACGATCGACTGGGTCGCAATCCCGATGCTGGCGACGAACGGCTGGCGCCTGCCCTTGCTGTTCCTCGTCTCGGGCTATGCGAGCGCGGCGCTGACCGCCAAGCTCGGCGGAGCGGGGGCGTTTGCGCGGTCGCGGAGCGCGCGGCTGCTGATCCCGCTCGCCTTTGCGATCGTCTTCGTGGTGCCGCCGCAGCCGTGGATCGAGCTGATGGGGCAGCATGGCTATGCGCATGGCTTCCTCCATTTCTGGGTGCAGGATTATTTCCGCTTCGGCAAGCTCGACGGGATCGTGCTGCCGACGTGGCAGCATCTGTGGTTCGTCGTCTATCTGTGGGCCTATACGATGCTCGCGGCCTTCCTGCTCGCGGTGGTTCCGGGCGATGCGCGCGCAAAGATCGCCGACGGTGCGGCACGGCTGCTCGGCGGATGGGGATTGCTGATCGTCCCGATGCTGTGGTGGCTCGCCGTCTATGGCGCCTTTCCGGATCATGACGAGACGCATGCGCTGTTCGACGACGGGCCGTCGCATCTTCATTATCTCGCCGCGTTCGGGGTGGGCTGGCTGCTGCGCGTGCGGCCGGTGCTGTTCGGGGCGGTCGCGCGCTGCTGGACGGTCGCGGTCGTGCTCGCCGTGCTGGCATTCCTGCCCGTCGGATGGGTCGAATGGACCTGGCCGGGCGACACGCGCGCACCCGTGTGGGCGGTGACGATGTTCCATGTCGCGCGACAGATACAGGGCTGGGCGACGATCGTCGCGCTCGTCGGGATCGCCGACCGCTGGTGGAACCACGACCATCCGAAACGCGCGATGCTCGCCGAGGCGGTCTTTCCCTTCTACATCATTCACCAGACGATCATCGTCGTGGCCGGCTGGTACCTTCTGCAGGCGGGTGTCGCGGCGCTGCCCTCGTTCGTCATCCTCGTCGCAGTCACCGCACTCGGCTGCTGGCTTTTCTATGCGATCGGGCGCACCATCGGCTGGCTGCGGCCGCTGATCGGGCTGCAACGAAAATGA
- a CDS encoding S41 family peptidase: protein MIRSSRLLPGLLIAAAMVAAPLIAPPPALAADEASGDAIAEKYAALLERDYVYPETGKRYAAALRAGIKAGRYRTLSGEALGSAIDADVNAVAVDGHLRLRIPEGAVSAPAGPGSAAPAPRPVKPPVEQGGWIAPGIAFVRFNVFPNDAAVTAEAAKFMADHADAKAIIFDIRTHNGGGLEQMDVIFPWIFDKPTRLVTMATRASVDAEGGSPIDGIASMRMVKGDAGMVTREHWVTPNGDKRLKGAKIYVLTSGASASAAEHFALTMKSTGRGVLIGAPTAGANHFGRGEDIGGGYGAFIPVGRTYDPKTGKDWEGDGVQPDIAVAPADALVRALTELGVAPAEAKTLSDAYMPKWPMERRRPRAAKPSGG from the coding sequence ATGATTCGTTCTTCGCGTCTTTTACCCGGCCTGCTGATCGCGGCCGCGATGGTCGCGGCGCCCCTGATCGCGCCGCCGCCGGCCCTTGCCGCCGATGAGGCCAGCGGCGATGCCATCGCCGAAAAATATGCCGCGCTGCTCGAGCGCGACTATGTCTATCCCGAGACGGGCAAGCGTTATGCCGCGGCGCTGCGCGCGGGCATCAAGGCCGGACGCTACCGGACGCTGTCGGGCGAAGCGCTGGGCAGCGCGATCGACGCCGATGTGAATGCCGTCGCGGTCGATGGCCATCTGCGACTTCGCATTCCCGAGGGCGCGGTATCGGCCCCCGCCGGTCCCGGCTCCGCAGCGCCCGCCCCGCGCCCGGTCAAGCCGCCGGTCGAGCAGGGGGGCTGGATCGCGCCGGGGATCGCCTTCGTGCGCTTCAACGTCTTCCCGAACGATGCCGCAGTGACCGCCGAGGCGGCGAAGTTCATGGCCGACCATGCCGACGCGAAGGCGATCATCTTCGACATCCGCACGCACAATGGTGGCGGGCTGGAACAGATGGACGTCATCTTTCCATGGATCTTCGACAAGCCGACGCGGCTGGTGACGATGGCGACGCGCGCCTCGGTCGATGCCGAGGGCGGATCGCCGATCGACGGCATCGCCTCGATGCGGATGGTCAAGGGCGACGCCGGGATGGTGACGCGCGAGCATTGGGTGACGCCGAATGGCGACAAGCGACTGAAGGGGGCGAAAATCTATGTGCTCACCTCGGGCGCGAGCGCCTCTGCCGCCGAGCATTTTGCGCTGACCATGAAATCGACCGGGCGCGGCGTGCTGATCGGGGCGCCGACCGCAGGCGCCAATCACTTCGGGCGCGGCGAGGATATCGGGGGCGGATACGGCGCCTTCATTCCGGTCGGCCGCACTTATGACCCGAAGACCGGCAAGGACTGGGAAGGCGACGGCGTGCAGCCCGACATCGCCGTTGCACCCGCCGACGCGCTGGTGCGCGCGCTGACCGAACTGGGCGTCGCGCCCGCCGAGGCGAAGACGCTGTCCGACGCGTATATGCCGAAATGGCCGATGGAGCGGCGGAGGCCGCGCGCGGCGAAACCGTCAGGCGGCTGA
- a CDS encoding GNAT family N-acetyltransferase, with product MTLTIRSATPADLPLIAQFIRDLADYEKLAHEVRFDEAKLGANLFGPRPYAEVVIGEIDGAAQGFALFFHNFSTFEGRPGIYLEDLFVRPEARGSGLGKALLAHLAKLCVERDCARLEWWVLDWNTPSIGFYQSLGAKLMDEWTVMRVDGDALTALAGSAA from the coding sequence TTGACCCTGACCATCCGCTCTGCAACGCCTGCCGACCTGCCGCTCATCGCGCAGTTCATCCGCGACCTCGCCGACTATGAAAAGCTCGCGCACGAAGTCCGCTTCGACGAGGCGAAGCTTGGTGCGAACCTCTTCGGCCCGCGTCCCTATGCCGAGGTCGTGATCGGAGAGATCGATGGCGCGGCGCAGGGCTTCGCGCTCTTCTTCCACAATTTCTCGACCTTCGAGGGACGCCCCGGCATCTACCTCGAAGATCTGTTCGTCCGCCCTGAAGCGCGCGGCTCGGGGCTCGGCAAGGCACTGCTCGCGCATCTCGCCAAACTCTGCGTCGAGCGCGACTGCGCACGCCTCGAATGGTGGGTGCTCGACTGGAACACCCCGTCGATCGGCTTCTATCAGAGCCTCGGCGCGAAGCTGATGGACGAATGGACCGTGATGCGCGTCGACGGCGACGCGCTCACGGCCCTCGCGGGATCAGCCGCCTGA
- the ispG gene encoding flavodoxin-dependent (E)-4-hydroxy-3-methylbut-2-enyl-diphosphate synthase codes for MSDHNPGLRPWRDIARRTSRQIMVGNVPVGGGAPITVQTMTNTLTSDAVATIDQIRRCEEAGADLIRVSCPDTDSTAALGKIVRAARIPIIADIHFHYKRALEAADAGAACLRINPGNIGSSERVGEVVRAAKANGCAIRIGVNAGSLEKDLLEKYGEPCPEALVESALDHIKLLQDHDFYEYKVAVKASDVFLAVAAYMQLADAVDCPLHLGITEAGGLIGGTVKSALGIGNLLWGGVGDTIRVSLSAEPEEEVRVGYEILKTLGLRTRGVRVVSCPSCARQGFDVIRTVQALEDALSHIKTPMSLSVLGCVVNGPGEARETDIGITGGGNGKHMVYLSGVTDHHVEDSDMIQHIVRLVEAKAAEIDAGSAVSMDTLHGKAA; via the coding sequence ATGAGCGATCACAATCCCGGCCTGCGCCCCTGGCGCGACATCGCACGGCGCACCAGCCGCCAGATCATGGTCGGCAACGTTCCCGTCGGCGGCGGCGCCCCGATCACGGTTCAGACGATGACGAACACGCTGACGAGTGACGCGGTCGCGACGATCGACCAGATCCGCCGCTGCGAAGAGGCCGGCGCCGATCTGATCCGCGTCTCGTGCCCTGACACCGATTCGACCGCGGCGCTCGGCAAGATCGTCCGTGCCGCGCGCATCCCGATCATCGCCGACATCCACTTTCACTATAAGCGAGCATTGGAAGCCGCCGACGCCGGTGCGGCGTGCCTGCGCATCAACCCCGGCAACATCGGTTCGTCAGAGCGGGTCGGCGAGGTCGTCCGCGCCGCGAAGGCGAACGGCTGCGCGATCCGCATCGGGGTCAACGCGGGCAGCCTCGAGAAGGACCTGCTGGAGAAATATGGCGAACCCTGCCCCGAGGCGCTCGTCGAAAGCGCGCTCGACCATATCAAGCTGCTGCAGGACCACGACTTCTACGAATATAAGGTCGCGGTGAAGGCGAGCGACGTCTTTCTCGCGGTCGCGGCCTATATGCAGCTCGCCGACGCCGTCGACTGCCCGCTCCACCTCGGCATCACCGAGGCCGGCGGCCTGATCGGCGGCACCGTCAAATCGGCGCTCGGCATCGGCAATCTCCTCTGGGGCGGCGTTGGCGACACGATCCGCGTCAGCCTGTCGGCCGAACCCGAAGAGGAAGTCCGCGTCGGCTACGAAATCCTCAAGACCCTCGGCCTCCGCACCCGCGGCGTCCGCGTCGTCTCCTGTCCCAGCTGCGCGCGGCAGGGCTTCGACGTCATCCGCACCGTCCAGGCGCTCGAAGATGCGCTGAGCCACATCAAGACCCCGATGTCGCTCTCGGTCCTCGGCTGTGTCGTCAACGGCCCCGGCGAGGCGCGCGAAACCGACATCGGCATCACCGGCGGCGGCAACGGCAAGCACATGGTCTATCTATCCGGCGTCACCGACCATCATGTCGAGGATTCCGACATGATCCAGCACATCGTCAGGCTGGTCGAAGCCAAGGCGGCCGAGATCGACGCCGGCAGCGCGGTGAGCATGGACACGCTCCACGGCAAGGCGGCGTGA
- a CDS encoding TorF family putative porin, producing the protein MKFLTKACYGMLLAASALSTPAFAQEEEAEASGPFTLSGGVSVVSDYRFRGISLSNEKVEVQPTITLTHESGFYVGAWGSTLPDSPLYGKFELDLYGGYATEIAPGTTVDVGVTLYAYPDHQQGAGPANYVEIIGKLSHDIGPVSATGTVAYAPDQNSLGSDDNIYLNLGLGYAIPDSPVTLTSSIGYTDGSLGALAPGGNYLDWSLGASFAAGPATLSVQYIDTDIKKTGIKAVDTLFDPTVVFTLGVSF; encoded by the coding sequence ATGAAGTTTCTCACCAAAGCCTGCTACGGCATGCTGCTCGCCGCGTCGGCCCTGTCGACCCCCGCTTTCGCCCAGGAAGAAGAAGCCGAAGCCAGCGGCCCGTTCACGCTGTCGGGCGGCGTTTCGGTCGTCTCCGACTATCGCTTCCGCGGCATTTCGCTGTCGAACGAGAAGGTCGAGGTTCAGCCGACGATCACGCTGACCCACGAAAGCGGCTTCTATGTCGGCGCATGGGGCTCGACGCTTCCCGACAGCCCGCTCTACGGCAAGTTCGAGCTCGACCTCTATGGCGGCTATGCAACCGAGATCGCACCCGGCACCACCGTCGACGTCGGCGTCACGCTCTATGCCTATCCCGATCACCAGCAGGGCGCCGGCCCGGCGAACTATGTCGAAATCATCGGCAAGCTGTCGCACGACATCGGTCCGGTGTCGGCAACCGGCACCGTCGCTTACGCCCCCGACCAGAATTCGCTGGGCAGCGACGACAATATCTATCTGAACCTCGGCCTCGGCTATGCGATTCCGGACTCGCCGGTCACGCTGACCTCGTCGATCGGCTATACCGACGGCTCGCTCGGTGCGCTGGCCCCGGGTGGCAATTATCTCGACTGGTCGCTCGGCGCCTCGTTCGCCGCGGGTCCGGCAACGCTGTCGGTCCAGTATATCGATACCGACATCAAGAAGACGGGCATCAAGGCCGTCGACACGCTTTTCGATCCGACCGTGGTCTTTACGCTCGGCGTTTCTTTCTGA